A genome region from Gigantopelta aegis isolate Gae_Host chromosome 3, Gae_host_genome, whole genome shotgun sequence includes the following:
- the LOC121369090 gene encoding peritrophin-1-like, with protein sequence MKCSLIFLCVAVVAVVVATDDSCTPKGAADLRADPYDCSVFYVCANKKLVKFTCNDSVFDPLTKACVPKGSIWDKCTPKPRSTVGECTPGSTAIIPHPTKCAQYYDCSDNTEVFRWPLHLKECPYSRVFNTETKRCEHYSMVKCGEREEPISHCDYDAYQCRSAHCIPCNVRYPSCKGLPDGLNPWVGREVSPYFVVCNNNRTVYQGQCHQDNSYYLFDAVKKTCVELV encoded by the exons ATGAAGTGCAGTTTGATTTTTCTGTGTGTAGCCGTTGTTGCAGTTGTTGTCGCCACCGATGATTCGTGCACGCCAAAAGGTGCGGCTGATCTACGGGCCGACCCGTACGACTGTTCGGTGTTTTACGTGTGCGCCAACAAAAAGCTCGTAAAATTTACCTGTAATGACAGTGTCTTTGATCCGCTGACCAAGGCTTGTGTGCCGAAGGGTTCGATATGGGACAAAT GCACACCCAAGCCTAGATCGACTGTAGGCGAATGTACACCAGGATCAACGGCTATTATCCCCCACCCAACAAAATGTGCACAGTACTACGACTGCAGTGACAACACTGAGGTCTTCCGATGGCCACTACACCTGAAAGAATGTCCATACAGTCGGGTGTTCAACACCGAAACCAAGAGATGTGAACACTACAGCATGGTCaagtgtggagagagagaggaaccAATTTCTCATT GTGACTACGATGCCTACCAGTGTCGATCCGCCCACTGCATTCCGTGTAACGTGAGGTACCCATCCTGCAAGGGTCTGCCTGACGGACTCAACCCGTGGGTGGGGCGCGAGGTGTCGCCCTATTTCGTCGTGTGCAACAACAACAGAACAGTGTATCAAGGACAGTGTCACCAAGACAACAGCTACTACCTGTTTGATGCGGTAAAGAAAACCTGTGTAGAGCTGGTCTAA